In the Corynebacterium kroppenstedtii genome, one interval contains:
- a CDS encoding S9 family peptidase, which translates to MSHVDDAHNTTHPPRNVASAEPDGGSLQYGPSGVPIPPTAHIHPTKRSHHGHDVVDNYEWLRDKESPETLAYLRAENEYTEARTRDLAPLQDSIFHEIKSRTQETDLSVPVRSGDWWYYGRSLEGKSYGISCRVPASATGDKTKDWTPPAIDAESAPDNEQIILDSNVLAEGAEFFSLGASSVSVDGNFLAYSTDTTGDERFDLRIKDLRTGELLDDAIDGIGYGATWVGSEWLFYERVDDSWRPHEVWRHRVGTSTDQDVCIFREDDERFWVGCGTTRSEKYLFVEVGSKITSEVWFLDLGATGDGESMTVDPQRVTSELQCILPRNTGVQYDVDHAVIGGADRWIVLHNAHGPDFELGMASASPLTSLDDLDVVIPHQEGRRIEGMDVFAEHMVVGYRENAINKLGLFSFADGTVGNLEPIDFDEELYSAGTGGNAEWESPYIRMAYESFVTPGLVFDYDLATGERLVRKQRIVKGGYNPSDYVARRMWTTARDGAKVPVSLIYRADLEGKTDLEGKDGAHHSSTQNDDAAPTDGPHPTILYGYGSYEASMDPAFSIARLSLLDRGIVFAIAHVRGGGEMGRSWYDNGKTLAKKNTFYDFIDVADDLTSRNVTDNKHMVALGGSAGGLLMGAVANMAGDRFAGIEAVVPFVDPLTSILMPELPLTVIEWDEWGDPLHDPEVYDYMASYAPYDNVSAENTYPPILALTSLNDTRVLYVEPAKWVAKIRATIPEADVCLKTEMIAGHGGVSGRYEQWKQTAFEYAWMIRRVGVVEDAAE; encoded by the coding sequence ATGTCTCACGTTGATGATGCTCATAACACCACTCATCCACCACGCAACGTAGCCTCCGCGGAGCCTGACGGGGGTTCCCTCCAGTACGGGCCCTCGGGTGTGCCGATCCCTCCGACGGCGCATATCCATCCGACTAAGCGCTCGCATCACGGGCATGATGTCGTCGATAACTACGAATGGTTGAGGGATAAGGAAAGCCCTGAGACTTTGGCGTATCTTCGGGCCGAAAACGAGTACACGGAAGCCCGAACTCGTGATTTAGCTCCTCTACAGGACTCTATTTTCCACGAGATTAAAAGTAGGACGCAGGAGACGGATTTATCCGTTCCTGTTCGTTCGGGGGATTGGTGGTATTACGGCCGTAGCCTTGAGGGGAAGAGCTACGGGATATCCTGTCGTGTTCCAGCATCCGCGACGGGGGACAAAACAAAGGATTGGACTCCACCGGCAATTGATGCCGAGTCAGCGCCCGACAATGAACAGATCATTCTTGATTCAAATGTCTTGGCCGAGGGTGCGGAATTCTTTTCGCTCGGTGCATCGAGTGTTTCAGTGGACGGAAATTTCCTGGCTTATTCCACGGACACGACGGGTGATGAGCGGTTTGACCTGCGTATTAAGGATCTCCGGACAGGTGAGCTTCTCGACGACGCTATTGATGGCATCGGTTATGGTGCCACCTGGGTCGGATCGGAATGGTTATTTTATGAGCGTGTCGACGACTCCTGGCGTCCGCACGAGGTCTGGCGTCACCGCGTTGGCACCTCTACGGACCAGGACGTGTGTATCTTCCGCGAGGATGACGAGCGCTTCTGGGTTGGGTGTGGAACAACTCGCTCGGAGAAGTATCTTTTTGTCGAAGTCGGATCCAAAATCACCTCAGAAGTGTGGTTCCTCGACTTGGGGGCTACCGGTGATGGGGAGTCCATGACGGTTGACCCTCAGCGTGTGACGAGTGAGTTGCAATGTATCTTGCCGCGAAACACAGGGGTGCAATATGACGTTGATCACGCCGTTATCGGTGGGGCAGACCGTTGGATAGTGCTGCATAACGCGCATGGCCCAGACTTTGAACTCGGTATGGCCAGTGCTTCGCCACTGACCAGTCTGGATGACCTGGACGTCGTAATCCCTCACCAGGAAGGCCGTCGAATCGAGGGGATGGATGTATTCGCGGAGCACATGGTTGTGGGCTACCGCGAGAACGCCATTAACAAGTTGGGGCTCTTTTCTTTTGCCGACGGTACTGTCGGGAATCTTGAGCCTATCGATTTTGACGAGGAACTGTACAGCGCCGGCACGGGGGGAAATGCCGAGTGGGAATCCCCCTATATCCGCATGGCGTATGAGTCCTTTGTGACTCCCGGCCTGGTTTTTGACTACGACCTGGCTACAGGCGAACGCTTGGTACGCAAGCAGCGGATAGTAAAGGGCGGATATAACCCGTCTGATTATGTAGCGCGCCGGATGTGGACGACGGCGCGGGACGGTGCGAAAGTCCCGGTCTCGTTGATTTATCGAGCGGACCTTGAAGGGAAGACAGACCTCGAAGGGAAGGACGGCGCTCACCACTCCAGCACCCAGAACGACGACGCTGCCCCCACCGACGGGCCACACCCGACGATTCTTTACGGCTACGGATCCTATGAAGCGTCGATGGACCCCGCGTTTTCTATCGCCCGTTTGTCTTTGCTCGATAGAGGCATTGTGTTCGCTATTGCGCATGTTCGGGGTGGCGGAGAGATGGGTCGATCCTGGTACGACAACGGCAAAACGCTGGCGAAGAAGAACACATTCTATGACTTCATCGACGTTGCGGATGACTTGACCAGCCGGAACGTGACGGACAATAAGCACATGGTCGCTCTTGGGGGATCGGCCGGTGGATTACTAATGGGTGCTGTTGCCAATATGGCAGGAGATCGGTTCGCCGGGATTGAAGCTGTTGTCCCGTTCGTAGATCCCCTGACGTCGATCCTCATGCCGGAGCTTCCGTTGACCGTGATTGAATGGGATGAATGGGGAGACCCTCTTCATGATCCCGAGGTGTACGACTACATGGCGTCATATGCCCCTTATGACAATGTGTCGGCAGAAAACACCTATCCGCCTATTCTCGCGTTGACCAGTCTGAATGATACTCGAGTGTTATACGTGGAACCCGCTAAGTGGGTTGCTAAAATTCGCGCGACCATTCCGGAGGCTGATGTTTGCCTGAAGACCGAGATGATTGCGGGTCACGGTGGGGTGTCTGGACGCTATGAGCAGTGGAAACAAACCGCGTTTGAATATGCCTGGATGATTCGCCGCGTGGGCGTCGTCGAGGATGCTGCCGAATAA
- a CDS encoding phosphoribosylaminoimidazolesuccinocarboxamide synthase encodes MRPELSSYEHLSAGKVRENYEIDDDTLLMVASDRVSAFDYILDTQIPDKGRILTAMSTFFFEQLDMPNHLVGPVDDERIPEEALGRALVCEKLKMIPFECVARGYLTGSGLKEYNETGRVCGIELPEGLVEGSKLPKPIFTPATKAEFGSHDENVDYDYVLEHLGERRAETIRDAALSLYSQAASIADEGGLILADTKFEFGVDADGNVKLADEVLTPDSSRYWPKEGYREGHRQPSFDKQYLRNWLIGPKSGWSRESGVQPPALPGSIVEATRDKYVEAYERVSGLKFADWIGPSA; translated from the coding sequence ATGCGCCCTGAACTCTCTTCATATGAGCACCTTTCCGCGGGAAAGGTTCGCGAAAATTATGAAATTGACGACGACACTTTGTTGATGGTGGCGTCGGATCGTGTTTCTGCGTTCGACTATATTCTGGATACCCAAATACCGGATAAGGGCAGAATCCTTACGGCAATGAGCACGTTCTTTTTTGAGCAGCTCGATATGCCGAATCATTTGGTTGGCCCTGTTGATGATGAGCGGATTCCAGAGGAAGCGTTGGGCCGTGCATTAGTGTGCGAAAAGCTAAAGATGATTCCGTTCGAGTGCGTCGCCCGGGGATATCTGACTGGTTCTGGCTTGAAGGAATACAACGAAACCGGCCGGGTATGTGGCATTGAGCTTCCCGAGGGCCTAGTTGAGGGCTCGAAGCTGCCGAAACCCATTTTCACTCCCGCGACAAAGGCGGAGTTCGGCAGCCACGACGAAAATGTTGATTACGACTACGTTCTCGAGCATTTGGGGGAGCGTCGCGCGGAAACTATCCGTGACGCAGCATTGTCGCTCTATTCCCAAGCCGCTTCTATTGCCGACGAAGGTGGCCTGATCCTGGCCGATACCAAATTCGAGTTCGGCGTGGATGCTGACGGAAACGTGAAATTGGCGGATGAAGTGCTCACCCCCGATTCGTCGCGGTATTGGCCCAAGGAAGGGTACCGCGAGGGCCACCGTCAACCCAGTTTTGATAAGCAGTATTTGCGTAACTGGTTGATCGGTCCGAAGTCGGGATGGTCACGTGAATCCGGAGTACAACCACCAGCGCTACCGGGGTCGATCGTGGAGGCCACCCGCGACAAGTACGTGGAGGCCTACGAACGCGTATCGGGATTGAAGTTCGCTGACTGGATTGGTCCGTCAGCCTAA
- a CDS encoding alpha/beta hydrolase, with protein sequence MHILGDIPLVGTMPSLVNGVVIILVWAFFFVSTARARSAGYATRLACVVLGGVTTVTALVWFVLEKTWKPFGGGTAIGVYVAGWSLIVLIGLAIGSYCARGRTRLVPWLKRPRATEPRPGRPQLWSSFRWKPVLRVVGACVAFVCGAAACVNVVNNSFALYPSVDSLVGPEPYTTAQYADVKGTSAPFSPPRGSTIAGAWSGVSPRKKGVLVPFMIPSPVSRFQTTESQVYLPPAYFANPRPLLPVVVLMNGLPGSPSQWFEIGNAGRTLHHFERVHHGLAPVIVAINTTGNDDEDLGCFDTKKAKVQTYMDTDVPQQIQKYFQVSNDPTQWAIGGLSYGGTCALQAIVNNPEPYRYFLDFSGDRTPGTMSAQGNADTYFEGNLNAYLRVNPEDILKRRKFTGIKGVFVAGQSDKSSVRDLTYMNGLAQRVGIESSFREVPGGHDFGTWRLALVLTLPDVARATRLIG encoded by the coding sequence GTGCATATTCTTGGAGACATTCCCCTCGTGGGGACGATGCCCTCATTAGTCAATGGTGTTGTCATCATTCTGGTGTGGGCTTTCTTCTTCGTGTCGACGGCACGCGCCCGCAGTGCTGGTTATGCCACGCGGCTGGCGTGTGTGGTGCTCGGCGGGGTAACGACGGTGACTGCATTGGTGTGGTTCGTCCTGGAAAAGACCTGGAAGCCGTTTGGTGGCGGGACCGCTATTGGGGTGTATGTGGCAGGTTGGTCCCTCATCGTTTTGATTGGCCTCGCGATTGGATCATATTGTGCCCGGGGCCGAACCCGGTTGGTGCCGTGGCTGAAGAGGCCGCGTGCGACGGAGCCGCGCCCCGGCCGTCCGCAGTTGTGGTCGTCGTTTAGGTGGAAGCCGGTGTTGCGCGTGGTTGGTGCGTGTGTTGCGTTTGTCTGTGGCGCAGCTGCCTGCGTTAATGTGGTGAATAACAGTTTTGCTCTATATCCCTCGGTCGATTCTCTGGTTGGCCCGGAGCCGTACACCACCGCTCAATATGCTGATGTCAAGGGAACGTCGGCCCCGTTCAGTCCGCCTCGGGGCAGTACGATTGCCGGAGCGTGGAGTGGGGTTTCACCACGGAAGAAGGGTGTGCTTGTTCCGTTTATGATTCCGTCGCCGGTATCCCGTTTTCAGACGACGGAATCTCAGGTTTATCTACCACCGGCATACTTCGCGAATCCAAGGCCATTGTTACCTGTCGTTGTTCTGATGAATGGTCTGCCGGGGTCCCCGTCACAGTGGTTTGAGATCGGCAACGCGGGCCGGACTCTTCATCATTTCGAGCGCGTTCACCACGGTTTGGCACCTGTGATTGTTGCGATTAACACGACCGGTAATGATGATGAGGATTTAGGGTGCTTTGACACAAAGAAAGCCAAAGTGCAGACGTATATGGATACCGACGTCCCGCAACAAATACAAAAGTATTTTCAGGTGTCGAATGATCCGACCCAGTGGGCCATCGGTGGACTGAGCTATGGCGGAACATGTGCGCTCCAGGCGATCGTCAATAATCCGGAGCCGTATCGCTATTTTCTCGATTTTTCGGGCGACCGCACCCCAGGAACGATGTCGGCACAAGGGAACGCGGATACGTATTTTGAGGGAAATCTCAATGCTTATCTACGGGTTAATCCGGAAGATATCCTAAAAAGAAGAAAATTCACGGGTATTAAGGGTGTCTTCGTTGCCGGCCAGTCGGACAAGTCGTCGGTTCGAGATTTGACGTATATGAATGGGTTGGCTCAGCGCGTTGGAATTGAGTCATCATTTCGTGAGGTTCCTGGGGGCCACGATTTTGGTACCTGGCGGCTGGCTTTGGTTCTCACTCTTCCCGATGTTGCCCGAGCTACGCGGTTAATCGGTTAG
- the purB gene encoding adenylosuccinate lyase yields the protein MPNQGNTSAPAGTHKRDIANVLAHRYASPELVNLWSPEHKIIMERRLWIAVLRAQKELGVDVPDEAIEAYESVVDRIDLDSIAARERVTRHDVKARIEEFNALAGYEHIHKGMTSRDLTENVEQLQVYRSLEHVRDRMVAVLRAVADCAVHYRDQVMAGRSHNVAAQATTLGKRFASAANEILVAYERLENLISRYPLRGIKGPMGTSQDMLDLVGGDETKLERLENSVSEYLGISRRFDSVGQVYPRSLDLDVISALVQLGAGPSSLSMTIRLMAGNELVTEGFKEGQVGSSAMPHKMNARSCERIGGLQIILRGYQTMAAGLAGQQWNEGDVFCSVVRRVALPDAFFAFDGMVETLLTVLKEFGAFPAMIDKELERYLPFLATTRILMASIRAGLGRETAHEIIKENAVATALDMREKGTEQNLIERLAADDRLPLNREQLDAAIADRHAFIGAAGSQVDRVVSRVKDIVAEHPDAAAYMPGDIV from the coding sequence CTGCCCAACCAGGGCAACACTAGCGCTCCGGCTGGCACACACAAGAGAGACATAGCGAATGTACTAGCGCATCGATATGCCTCTCCAGAGCTGGTCAACTTATGGAGCCCGGAGCACAAAATCATCATGGAGCGTCGGCTCTGGATCGCTGTTCTTCGTGCGCAGAAAGAGCTCGGTGTCGATGTTCCTGACGAGGCTATCGAGGCCTACGAGTCAGTTGTCGACCGCATTGACCTGGATTCCATCGCCGCGCGCGAGCGCGTCACTCGGCACGACGTCAAAGCGCGTATTGAGGAATTTAACGCCCTGGCTGGGTATGAGCATATCCACAAGGGGATGACCAGCAGGGATCTCACCGAAAATGTTGAACAACTGCAGGTATATCGGTCGCTGGAGCATGTGCGGGACAGGATGGTGGCGGTCCTCCGGGCTGTGGCCGACTGCGCGGTCCACTACCGCGATCAGGTGATGGCGGGACGGTCCCATAATGTTGCTGCCCAGGCAACCACTCTGGGCAAGCGTTTTGCGTCGGCAGCAAATGAAATTTTGGTTGCTTATGAGAGGTTGGAAAACCTCATTTCGCGGTATCCGCTGCGTGGGATTAAAGGCCCCATGGGAACCTCCCAGGACATGTTGGATCTCGTCGGTGGAGATGAAACCAAACTTGAGCGGTTGGAAAACTCTGTATCGGAATATCTGGGTATTTCCCGACGGTTCGATTCGGTTGGGCAAGTGTACCCGCGCAGTCTTGACTTGGATGTGATTTCGGCGTTGGTACAGCTGGGGGCGGGGCCGTCGTCGCTGTCCATGACCATCCGCTTAATGGCCGGAAATGAGCTGGTCACGGAGGGGTTCAAGGAGGGGCAGGTAGGTTCCTCCGCGATGCCACACAAGATGAATGCCCGTTCGTGTGAGCGTATCGGCGGCCTGCAGATTATCCTTCGCGGATACCAAACGATGGCTGCAGGTCTGGCGGGGCAGCAATGGAATGAGGGCGATGTCTTTTGTTCCGTTGTTCGCCGCGTAGCCTTGCCGGACGCTTTCTTTGCTTTCGACGGAATGGTGGAAACGCTATTGACCGTTCTCAAAGAGTTCGGCGCTTTCCCCGCCATGATTGATAAGGAACTAGAACGGTATTTGCCATTCTTGGCGACGACACGCATCCTCATGGCCTCTATTCGCGCGGGTCTGGGACGCGAAACTGCCCACGAAATTATCAAAGAGAACGCCGTGGCCACCGCGCTTGATATGCGTGAGAAAGGCACGGAGCAAAACCTGATCGAACGTCTTGCGGCCGATGATCGGCTTCCGTTGAACCGCGAACAGTTGGATGCAGCGATTGCGGACCGCCATGCCTTCATTGGAGCAGCGGGCTCGCAGGTTGACCGAGTTGTCTCACGCGTCAAGGATATCGTTGCAGAGCATCCCGACGCTGCCGCATACATGCCTGGCGACATTGTGTAG
- a CDS encoding pyridoxal phosphate-dependent aminotransferase: MGRDNSESADYTGMNYSEDQHSNSGSSGKDYGLAIQRGHADPFYTMEMVARTAEREAEKHDTVPLCIGQPSTPAPRVVRDVAIEAIEKDKLGYTEALGIQPLRERIARWHSETYGTDTKADNVIVTTGSSGAFVAIFAACLPFGGTVALSSPGYAAYRNVLQALGNSFIDIPTTAETRFHMTRQHLEDLAQAGNKPDMVLITSPNNPTGSIIDPDELRAISQWCDETNTVLVSDEIYHGISYGRPTVTARSLSDRAVVIGSTSKYFSMTGWRLGWLIIPDDPTLRETIENILGNISLCAPALSQIAATRVFDDDALAELRVHVDRYKENHDILNKELPAVGLPRFAPSDGAFYFWVDVSDYTDDSVAFAHELLDATGVSVSPGTDFDGSADKALGKKYVRVSYAGTPDEMREACRRLKPFLEARRR, from the coding sequence GTGGGACGTGACAATTCGGAGTCAGCCGATTACACCGGAATGAATTATTCGGAGGATCAACATTCCAATTCGGGTAGTTCTGGAAAGGATTATGGCTTAGCAATTCAACGTGGCCATGCCGATCCTTTTTATACGATGGAAATGGTGGCCCGCACCGCGGAAAGAGAAGCCGAGAAGCATGACACGGTGCCGCTATGTATCGGCCAGCCATCGACTCCTGCGCCACGCGTTGTCCGTGATGTTGCTATTGAGGCCATTGAAAAGGACAAATTAGGGTATACCGAAGCTTTAGGTATTCAACCGTTGCGTGAGCGTATCGCCCGGTGGCATTCGGAAACGTATGGGACGGATACCAAGGCCGATAACGTTATTGTCACGACGGGGTCCTCGGGAGCATTTGTTGCTATTTTCGCAGCTTGCTTGCCTTTTGGTGGGACCGTCGCCCTGTCCAGCCCCGGATACGCGGCTTACCGCAATGTTCTTCAAGCATTGGGCAATTCGTTCATTGATATTCCGACGACGGCCGAAACCCGGTTCCATATGACCCGTCAGCATCTTGAAGATCTTGCTCAGGCGGGGAATAAGCCAGATATGGTGTTGATTACGTCGCCTAATAATCCGACGGGGTCAATTATTGATCCCGATGAATTGCGCGCAATTTCACAATGGTGTGATGAAACCAACACAGTGTTGGTATCTGATGAGATTTACCACGGAATTAGTTACGGTCGGCCTACCGTGACGGCGCGGTCGCTCTCTGATCGTGCCGTGGTTATCGGCTCTACATCCAAATACTTCTCCATGACGGGTTGGCGTTTGGGGTGGCTGATCATTCCCGATGATCCGACGCTGCGGGAAACGATCGAAAATATCTTGGGCAACATTTCCCTCTGTGCTCCTGCTTTATCACAGATCGCGGCAACCCGGGTGTTCGACGACGACGCCCTAGCTGAACTCCGCGTCCATGTGGACCGGTACAAGGAAAACCACGACATCCTTAACAAGGAGCTGCCGGCAGTGGGGCTGCCCCGCTTCGCGCCCTCCGACGGTGCTTTCTACTTCTGGGTTGATGTCTCGGATTACACCGACGATTCCGTCGCCTTTGCTCATGAACTCCTTGACGCCACGGGCGTGTCCGTTTCTCCTGGTACCGACTTTGACGGGAGCGCCGACAAAGCGCTGGGTAAGAAATACGTCCGCGTGAGCTACGCGGGCACACCGGACGAGATGCGGGAAGCGTGTCGTCGTCTGAAACCATTCCTGGAGGCTCGGCGTCGGTAA
- the purD gene encoding phosphoribosylamine--glycine ligase translates to MQILVLGNGSREHALLYSLSKDSQVSGLHVVPGNDGMTAIAQIHPDIDINDGSQVVGLATSLGADLVVIGPEAPLVAGVADALRDAHIPVFGPGAEAAQIEGSKAFAKDVMKAAHVRTAQAESLQPGASTDQVDAVLNDFGPTFVVKDDGLAGGKGVVVTQDRDEARHHAVAVLESGHPVLVESFLDGPEISLFCLVDGDTVVPLLPAQDHKRVGEGDTGPNTGGMGAYAPLPWLPDDAVSRIVDEVVQPVASEMVKRGCPFNGLLYAGLAWGKEGPAVVEFNCRFGDPETQAVLELLDTPLAGVLNSVATGHLADVPPLTWKDGYAVTVVLAAQGYPAGPRKGDPISGAEPGTEDDGVRHAGVSRLGDRLVSSGGRVLSVVGVGKDLDEARAKVYRKMEGISLPGGHYRRDIAQKAVEGRIGIAN, encoded by the coding sequence ATGCAGATTCTTGTCCTGGGTAATGGTTCTCGTGAGCACGCTCTTCTTTATTCGTTGTCCAAAGATTCGCAAGTGAGTGGGCTGCACGTCGTCCCAGGTAATGATGGGATGACCGCGATTGCGCAGATCCACCCCGATATCGATATCAATGATGGCTCGCAGGTTGTTGGCTTAGCGACGTCATTGGGCGCGGACCTGGTGGTGATTGGGCCGGAAGCGCCGCTGGTTGCCGGAGTGGCTGATGCTCTTCGCGACGCTCACATCCCCGTGTTTGGTCCGGGTGCAGAGGCTGCGCAGATTGAGGGATCTAAGGCGTTTGCTAAAGACGTGATGAAGGCTGCTCATGTGCGCACTGCACAAGCGGAGTCCCTGCAGCCAGGAGCCTCAACGGACCAGGTCGACGCCGTGTTGAATGACTTTGGCCCGACCTTCGTCGTGAAAGATGATGGGCTTGCCGGTGGTAAAGGTGTTGTGGTGACTCAGGATCGTGATGAAGCCCGCCACCACGCCGTCGCTGTATTAGAGTCGGGCCATCCGGTGTTGGTGGAGTCTTTCCTTGACGGCCCTGAAATTTCGCTGTTTTGCCTGGTAGATGGGGATACAGTGGTGCCTTTGTTGCCGGCCCAGGACCACAAGCGCGTTGGTGAGGGCGATACGGGCCCCAACACGGGGGGGATGGGTGCCTATGCACCGCTTCCGTGGTTGCCTGATGATGCCGTGAGCCGAATCGTTGATGAGGTCGTGCAGCCGGTGGCCTCAGAGATGGTGAAACGTGGTTGCCCCTTTAACGGACTGCTTTACGCAGGCCTGGCCTGGGGGAAGGAAGGCCCGGCGGTTGTCGAGTTCAACTGTCGGTTCGGGGATCCGGAAACCCAGGCGGTGCTGGAGCTCCTCGATACTCCATTGGCAGGAGTGCTCAACTCCGTGGCGACGGGGCACTTGGCGGATGTACCCCCGTTGACATGGAAAGATGGTTACGCCGTGACGGTGGTGCTGGCCGCCCAGGGATACCCGGCGGGGCCACGAAAGGGAGACCCCATATCGGGCGCGGAGCCCGGCACGGAGGACGATGGTGTCCGCCACGCGGGTGTCTCGCGGCTCGGCGACCGTTTAGTGTCCTCCGGCGGGCGCGTACTCAGCGTGGTTGGCGTCGGGAAAGATTTAGACGAAGCCCGGGCAAAGGTGTATCGAAAGATGGAAGGTATATCGTTGCCGGGCGGGCATTATCGGCGCGATATTGCCCAAAAGGCCGTCGAGGGCCGTATTGGCATCGCAAACTGA
- a CDS encoding HIT family protein yields MATVFTKIINGDIPGRFVYRDDTVAAFLTIEPIAYGHTLVVPIKEVDRWTDLSADEWAHVSTVAHNIGRAITDAFDAPRAGMLIAGFEVPHAHVHVFPASDMSGYSLQNIMRADDTDPDAMDAAAAKIRAELTKAGIDTGVADDK; encoded by the coding sequence ATGGCTACCGTATTCACGAAAATCATTAACGGCGACATCCCAGGTCGGTTCGTCTACCGCGACGACACCGTCGCCGCGTTCCTCACCATCGAACCCATCGCGTACGGACACACGTTAGTTGTCCCCATTAAGGAAGTTGATCGGTGGACCGACCTCAGTGCCGACGAGTGGGCGCACGTCTCTACCGTCGCTCACAATATTGGCCGCGCTATCACCGATGCCTTCGATGCGCCCCGTGCCGGCATGCTGATCGCGGGCTTTGAAGTTCCCCATGCCCACGTCCACGTCTTTCCGGCCTCCGACATGTCCGGCTATAGCTTGCAAAACATTATGCGTGCCGACGATACCGACCCGGACGCCATGGACGCCGCCGCCGCAAAGATCCGCGCGGAGCTGACCAAGGCCGGGATCGATACCGGAGTTGCCGACGACAAATAG
- a CDS encoding alpha/beta fold hydrolase: protein MSRRVREAMARHPLQMKPWVLRPRGHQWAGSSRVYPHIDEDGRCHRADRIPIMARVPDMGRVPEQDFSPLAETEKPPLLCVHGMIGAKGNWEVLVPYITDRRTFYVDYGEAGTAPVDECVDELAEQIIELSQRIHARELILLGHSRGGLIALLAASRPEVQRVVSIRRIIGLGAHFSGIRRWKLLPKDVSSYGPVLSVFFRAMHRFAYWSVGASAFDQFKDSPDLQRALHGVDRSIEVIPIASRTDYIVRPSSAFDVPTDHVTPVLLQDYFPGAKILHNLLPRDGRAIAMVKAAIAKRPIHGAKEQ from the coding sequence GTGTCTCGACGAGTGCGTGAGGCTATGGCCAGGCATCCTCTGCAGATGAAACCGTGGGTTCTCCGTCCCCGCGGGCATCAGTGGGCTGGATCTTCGCGCGTCTACCCTCATATCGATGAGGATGGGCGCTGTCATCGGGCCGATCGGATACCTATCATGGCGCGCGTCCCCGACATGGGCAGGGTGCCGGAGCAGGATTTTAGCCCGCTTGCGGAGACCGAAAAGCCACCGCTGCTCTGCGTGCACGGAATGATAGGGGCGAAGGGTAATTGGGAAGTTCTTGTTCCATATATCACGGACCGGCGGACTTTTTATGTTGATTATGGCGAAGCAGGTACCGCGCCCGTTGACGAGTGTGTCGATGAATTAGCGGAACAAATTATTGAGTTAAGCCAACGGATTCATGCCCGGGAGCTTATTCTCCTTGGGCATTCTCGGGGCGGATTGATTGCGCTTCTTGCTGCGTCACGGCCTGAGGTTCAACGTGTTGTCTCAATTCGCCGGATTATTGGCTTAGGAGCCCATTTTTCGGGAATTCGTCGGTGGAAACTTTTACCGAAAGACGTGTCATCATATGGCCCCGTTCTTTCAGTTTTCTTTCGGGCCATGCACAGGTTTGCGTATTGGAGTGTGGGCGCGTCAGCTTTTGACCAGTTCAAGGACTCGCCGGATTTGCAGCGTGCGTTACATGGTGTCGATCGATCGATAGAGGTTATCCCTATCGCCAGTAGGACCGATTACATTGTGCGGCCCAGTTCCGCTTTTGACGTGCCGACGGACCACGTGACGCCGGTGCTTCTTCAGGATTATTTTCCCGGAGCGAAAATACTGCACAATTTGCTACCACGCGATGGGCGGGCCATCGCGATGGTTAAGGCTGCAATTGCGAAACGCCCTATTCATGGGGCAAAAGAACAGTAA